A section of the Candidatus Bathyarchaeota archaeon genome encodes:
- a CDS encoding zinc-ribbon domain-containing protein, whose amino-acid sequence MSNFRYCPYCGNQIPLDATYCPYCGGTVTPISLTPSPRTPTLPPSATEARKRPLGVIFLILLMALRGVFSLFLGMIWIIAALIYFIAVYGLWRMKGWGGWLTAVLSIVGIIYNTLVLFSHIILSYAFETTIVLIYIPAIVLDLIVLVYLYSIWKLFK is encoded by the coding sequence TTGAGTAATTTTAGGTATTGCCCGTACTGTGGAAACCAAATTCCACTGGATGCAACATATTGTCCCTACTGTGGAGGGACGGTAACCCCAATTTCACTGACACCCTCCCCGAGAACCCCGACACTTCCCCCATCAGCTACCGAAGCGCGCAAAAGACCATTGGGTGTAATATTTTTGATCCTATTGATGGCTTTACGCGGGGTTTTTAGCCTATTTTTAGGGATGATTTGGATCATCGCAGCGCTCATTTATTTTATTGCAGTTTATGGACTCTGGCGGATGAAAGGGTGGGGAGGTTGGCTCACAGCTGTCTTATCAATTGTGGGAATAATCTACAACACCCTTGTTTTATTTTCTCATATTATTCTTAGCTACGCGTTTGAAACGACAATTGTTTTAATTTATATTCCTGCGATAGTACTCGATTTAATAGTGCTAGTTTACCTTTACAGTATCTGGAAGTTGTTCAAATAA
- a CDS encoding pyruvoyl-dependent arginine decarboxylase encodes MKKELKEALRKKLVQPPPTVHGGFLPKNFFVTSGQATSPTSPLNAFDAALTKAKISQCNIVPVSSILPPDARQVENSEITPGAITFCVLARMDGDPGETIGAGIGWSWGTTAEGTRYGIVAEAHGYKDKESIEKELKWKLQEMARLRNMTLTSMDFKAEYMEVPKGRYGSVVVALVYLPWTEEESTRIP; translated from the coding sequence ATGAAAAAAGAATTGAAGGAGGCATTAAGAAAAAAGTTGGTACAACCACCCCCAACTGTGCACGGGGGTTTTCTTCCGAAAAACTTTTTTGTAACAAGCGGTCAAGCAACTAGCCCCACGTCACCATTGAATGCTTTCGACGCTGCATTAACTAAGGCTAAAATCTCTCAGTGCAACATCGTTCCTGTTTCATCGATCCTACCGCCGGATGCTCGACAGGTTGAAAATAGTGAAATCACTCCTGGCGCAATTACGTTCTGTGTTTTAGCCCGAATGGACGGGGATCCCGGTGAAACAATTGGGGCTGGAATTGGGTGGAGTTGGGGTACCACGGCTGAAGGAACCCGCTATGGTATAGTTGCAGAGGCGCATGGTTATAAGGATAAGGAATCAATTGAAAAAGAACTCAAATGGAAACTCCAGGAAATGGCACGACTTCGCAATATGACTTTGACTTCAATGGACTTTAAGGCAGAGTACATGGAAGTACCAAAGGGTCGTTATGGAAGTGTCGTCGTAGCTTTAGTTTATCTCCCATGG
- a CDS encoding C_GCAxxG_C_C family protein has protein sequence MAEQRKEEIIKKAYELGFRYERDYHGCAQSVLLAVQEAFGMEDPAVFRSATGLSGGLGLSINGPCGALTGGIMALSQRFGRERSKIEDLEGIRFKSYELARKLCQRFINEYGSFSCRDIQRKIFGRAYELANPKEFEEFVKAGGHSEKCPLVVGKAASWVAEIILAYET, from the coding sequence ATGGCAGAACAGCGAAAAGAAGAGATCATAAAAAAGGCCTATGAACTGGGTTTCCGCTACGAGAGGGATTATCATGGATGCGCTCAGAGCGTCTTATTAGCTGTCCAAGAAGCTTTCGGGATGGAAGATCCGGCGGTTTTCAGGTCGGCAACCGGCCTTTCTGGGGGACTAGGACTTTCTATAAATGGCCCCTGTGGCGCGTTAACCGGCGGCATCATGGCTTTAAGTCAAAGGTTTGGCCGAGAAAGAAGTAAGATAGAAGATTTAGAAGGGATACGATTTAAATCCTATGAGCTTGCTAGGAAATTATGTCAACGATTTATTAATGAGTATGGAAGCTTTTCTTGCCGCGATATTCAAAGAAAAATCTTTGGTAGAGCTTATGAGCTTGCTAATCCTAAGGAATTCGAAGAATTCGTGAAAGCTGGCGGACATTCAGAAAAATGCCCCTTAGTGGTTGGAAAGGCTGCTTCATGGGTTGCTGAAATAATTCTTGCATATGAAACTTGA
- a CDS encoding ATP-binding protein, with protein sequence MPLYGRRTATLKIEPIKFLDLFKWFKKYSAEELVMIYGSFGGTPAYLEYVDENLSVEENIVEKILSKCSPLHDEPEMLLMEEIRAPQRYMDILSAISVGKNTVSEIADRTGLSRENTTTYLKTLEILDLIERVTPVTEPETKRGLYRIKDPFLASGFDSSDQIKENLNLD encoded by the coding sequence ATGCCCCTTTACGGCAGGAGAACAGCCACCCTAAAAATTGAGCCTATAAAGTTTCTAGACCTATTCAAGTGGTTTAAGAAATATTCAGCGGAAGAACTAGTAATGATCTACGGTAGCTTTGGAGGAACCCCGGCTTACCTGGAGTATGTAGATGAGAATCTAAGCGTTGAAGAAAACATTGTCGAAAAGATTTTGAGCAAGTGCTCACCCTTGCATGACGAACCCGAAATGCTACTTATGGAAGAAATTAGGGCCCCGCAACGTTACATGGACATACTCTCAGCCATATCCGTAGGTAAAAACACCGTCAGCGAAATCGCTGATAGAACTGGATTAAGCCGAGAAAACACTACAACCTACCTAAAAACGTTAGAAATTCTTGATTTAATTGAACGAGTAACCCCTGTGACTGAGCCTGAAACGAAGAGGGGACTGTATAGAATAAAAGATCCCTTTTTAGCTTCTGGTTTCGATTCGTCAGACCAAATAAAAGAGAACTTGAACTTGGATTAG